One Streptomyces sp. R28 DNA window includes the following coding sequences:
- a CDS encoding MFS transporter — MQSTTPAHRLRTPAPETKTSRLFLPLIALCSAVTAANIYLAAPLLSIIARDFGTAPSAVAWIASVAQFGYAAGLLFFAPLGDRVSRRPLVAVLSLATTAALAVAAAAPGTSALAAAVLVASAATVVPQLLVPLVAERAPADRRARHVAAVIAGLFTGIVAARVLGGLAGQAFGWRWVFVGAAVLTAVLGLLTAAVLPAERPRRAGGPGGLFSGLTEMPGLVRRSPDLWRACVRQAGMYGAWSALWTSLALLLTGKPYALSTATAGLFGLFGLAASVVAPLAGGLVDRFGAAKVVRSAYLLAALSVPLFWLGGHMMAALFVAAVAIHAALVASHVANQTLALTTTASPATANSAYVVAGFTGGATASALAGFAFGQWGWGGVCAVAGVWLVLGWGFTAGRR; from the coding sequence ATGCAGTCGACCACCCCAGCTCACCGTCTCCGCACGCCCGCCCCGGAGACGAAGACGTCACGCCTCTTCCTCCCTCTCATCGCCCTGTGCTCCGCCGTCACGGCCGCCAACATCTATCTCGCGGCCCCGCTGCTCTCGATCATCGCCCGGGACTTCGGGACCGCCCCCTCGGCCGTGGCCTGGATCGCCTCGGTCGCTCAGTTCGGCTACGCCGCCGGCCTGCTCTTCTTCGCCCCGCTCGGCGACCGCGTGAGCCGACGTCCACTGGTCGCCGTCCTGTCGCTGGCCACGACGGCCGCCCTGGCCGTGGCTGCGGCGGCGCCCGGGACCAGCGCGCTCGCGGCTGCGGTCCTCGTCGCCTCCGCCGCGACCGTCGTCCCGCAACTGCTCGTCCCGCTCGTCGCCGAACGCGCCCCCGCCGACCGCCGCGCCCGCCATGTCGCCGCCGTCATCGCGGGCCTGTTCACCGGCATCGTCGCGGCCCGTGTCCTCGGCGGCCTGGCCGGGCAGGCCTTCGGCTGGCGCTGGGTGTTCGTGGGCGCGGCCGTCCTCACCGCCGTACTCGGCCTGCTGACAGCCGCCGTCCTGCCGGCCGAACGCCCCCGCCGCGCCGGCGGCCCCGGCGGCCTCTTCTCCGGCCTCACCGAGATGCCGGGCCTGGTGCGCCGCTCCCCCGATCTGTGGCGCGCATGCGTACGGCAGGCCGGCATGTACGGCGCCTGGAGCGCCCTGTGGACCTCGCTGGCCCTGCTGCTGACGGGGAAGCCGTACGCTCTCTCGACCGCGACCGCCGGACTCTTCGGCCTCTTCGGGCTGGCCGCGAGCGTCGTGGCGCCGCTCGCGGGGGGCCTGGTCGACCGCTTCGGTGCCGCCAAGGTCGTACGGTCCGCGTATCTGCTCGCCGCCCTCTCCGTGCCGCTGTTCTGGCTGGGCGGGCACATGATGGCCGCGCTGTTCGTGGCCGCCGTCGCCATCCACGCCGCCCTGGTCGCCTCCCACGTCGCCAACCAGACCCTGGCCCTGACGACCACGGCCTCTCCCGCGACCGCCAACAGCGCCTACGTCGTCGCCGGCTTCACAGGCGGCGCCACCGCCTCGGCCCTGGCGGGCTTCGCCTTCGGGCAGTGGGGCTGGGGCGGAGTGTGTGCGGTGGCGGGGGTTTGGCTGGTGTTGGGGTGGGGGTTCACTGCGGGGCGGCGGTGA
- a CDS encoding long-chain fatty acid--CoA ligase, with protein MSPREDAVLSTMQDVPLLISRILTHGSTIHGSSQVITWTGAAEPHRRSFAEVGARAAQLAHALHEDLGVVGDERVATLMWNNAEHVEAYFAIPSMGAILHTLNLRLPAEQLAWIVNHAADRVVIANGSLLPLLAPLLPHLKTVEHVVVSGPGDRSVLAGASVQVHEYEELIAGKPTTYDWPELDERQAASMCYTSGTTGDPKGVVYSHRSVYLHSMQVNMTQSMGLTDQDTSLIVVPQFHVNAWGLPHATFMTGVNMLMPDRFLQPAPLAEMIEGEKPTHAAAVPTIWQGLLAELTAKPRDVSTLGQVTIGGSACPPSLMEAFDKLGMRVCHAWGMTETSPLGTVARPPAHAVGTEEEFAYRLTQGRFPTSVEARLTGPGGERIPWDGESAGELEVRGPWIAGAYYNGPDAEPLRPADKFSEDGWLKTGDVGTISSDGFLTLTDRAKDVIKSGGEWISSVELENALMSHPDVAEAAVVAVPDDKWGERPLATVVLKEGATTDFEALRAFLADEGKIAKWQLPERWTVIEAVPKTSVGKFDKKVLRRQYAEGDLDITQL; from the coding sequence ATGTCGCCCCGGGAGGACGCCGTGCTGAGCACGATGCAGGACGTACCGCTGCTGATCTCGAGGATCCTGACCCACGGGTCGACGATTCACGGCTCATCGCAGGTCATCACCTGGACCGGAGCGGCCGAGCCGCACCGCCGTTCCTTCGCCGAGGTCGGTGCGCGTGCGGCCCAGCTGGCGCATGCCCTCCACGAGGACCTGGGCGTGGTCGGCGACGAGCGGGTCGCGACCCTGATGTGGAACAACGCCGAGCATGTCGAGGCGTACTTCGCGATCCCCTCGATGGGCGCGATCCTGCACACCCTCAACCTCCGTCTCCCGGCCGAGCAGTTGGCCTGGATCGTGAACCACGCGGCCGACCGAGTGGTCATCGCCAACGGTTCGCTCCTCCCCCTGCTCGCCCCGCTGCTACCGCACCTCAAGACGGTGGAGCATGTGGTGGTGTCGGGGCCGGGTGACCGTTCCGTTCTGGCGGGCGCGTCCGTGCAGGTGCACGAGTACGAGGAGCTGATCGCCGGCAAGCCGACCACATACGACTGGCCGGAGCTGGACGAGCGTCAGGCCGCCTCCATGTGCTACACCTCCGGGACGACCGGCGACCCGAAGGGTGTCGTCTACTCCCACCGTTCCGTCTACCTGCACTCCATGCAGGTCAACATGACCCAGTCGATGGGGCTGACGGACCAGGACACCTCGCTGATCGTGGTGCCGCAGTTCCACGTCAACGCCTGGGGACTGCCGCACGCCACCTTCATGACCGGCGTCAACATGCTGATGCCGGACCGCTTCCTCCAGCCCGCGCCCCTCGCCGAGATGATCGAGGGCGAGAAGCCGACCCACGCGGCCGCCGTGCCCACCATCTGGCAGGGTCTGCTCGCCGAGCTCACCGCCAAGCCCCGGGACGTCTCCACTCTCGGCCAGGTCACCATCGGCGGCTCGGCTTGCCCGCCCTCGCTGATGGAGGCGTTCGACAAGCTGGGCATGCGGGTCTGCCACGCCTGGGGCATGACGGAGACCTCCCCGCTCGGCACGGTCGCCCGTCCGCCGGCGCATGCGGTCGGTACGGAGGAGGAGTTCGCGTACCGGTTGACCCAGGGCCGTTTCCCGACGAGCGTCGAGGCCCGCCTCACCGGCCCCGGCGGCGAACGCATCCCCTGGGACGGCGAGTCGGCCGGCGAGCTGGAGGTGCGCGGCCCCTGGATCGCGGGCGCCTACTACAACGGCCCTGACGCCGAACCCCTGCGCCCCGCCGACAAGTTCAGCGAGGACGGCTGGCTGAAGACCGGCGATGTCGGCACCATTTCCTCCGACGGCTTCCTCACCCTCACCGACCGCGCCAAGGACGTCATCAAGTCCGGCGGCGAGTGGATCTCCTCGGTCGAGCTGGAGAACGCCCTGATGTCCCACCCGGACGTCGCCGAGGCCGCCGTTGTCGCCGTCCCCGACGACAAGTGGGGCGAGCGCCCGTTGGCCACGGTCGTCCTCAAGGAGGGCGCCACCACCGACTTCGAGGCCTTGCGAGCCTTCCTCGCCGACGAGGGCAAGATCGCCAAGTGGCAGCTCCCGGAGCGCTGGACGGTCATCGAGGCGGTGCCGAAGACGAGCGTCGGCAAGTTCGACAAGAAGGTGCTGCGCAGGCAGTACGCCGAGGGCGACCTGGACATCACCCAGCTCTGA
- a CDS encoding SigE family RNA polymerase sigma factor — translation MTTPVCTSASDAATRSLPNATYPCFTSYVRARQPVLLRTARSLTANPSDAEDLLQTALTKTYVAWERIEDHRALDGYVRRALLNTRTSQWRKRKVDEFACDELPEPESAPGHDDDPAERQALHDAMWRAIMRLPARQRAMVVLRYYEDLSEVQTAEVLGVSVGTVKSAVSRALGKLREDPELVLVR, via the coding sequence ATGACCACACCCGTCTGCACCAGCGCTTCCGACGCCGCGACGCGGTCCCTGCCGAATGCGACGTATCCCTGCTTCACGTCGTACGTCCGGGCCCGCCAGCCGGTGCTGCTGCGTACCGCCCGGTCGCTGACCGCGAACCCGAGCGACGCGGAGGACCTGTTGCAGACCGCACTCACCAAGACGTACGTCGCCTGGGAGCGCATCGAGGACCATCGCGCGCTCGACGGCTATGTGCGCAGGGCGCTGCTGAACACGCGGACGTCGCAGTGGCGTAAGCGCAAGGTCGACGAGTTCGCCTGCGACGAGCTGCCCGAGCCGGAGTCCGCGCCCGGCCACGACGACGACCCGGCGGAGCGGCAGGCGCTGCACGACGCGATGTGGCGCGCGATCATGCGGCTGCCGGCGCGGCAGCGGGCGATGGTCGTCCTGAGGTACTACGAGGACCTCAGCGAGGTCCAGACGGCCGAGGTGCTCGGGGTCTCCGTCGGCACGGTGAAGTCGGCGGTGTCACGAGCGCTCGGGAAGCTCCGCGAGGACCCTGAGCTGGTGCTGGTTCGCTAG
- a CDS encoding lipid-transfer protein, giving the protein MSVRARDALAGRAAIVGVGATEFTKDSGRSELRLAVEAVRAALDDAGLTPGDVDGMVTFTMDTSPEITVAQACGMGELSFFSRVHYGGGAACATVLQAALAVATGVAEVVVCYRAFNERSGRRFGSGVQHREPSAEGAALGWSLPFGLLTPASWVAMAAQRYLHTYGLAPEVFGHVAVVDRKYAATNPAAYFHGRPITLADHAASRWVVEPLRLLDCCQETDGGQALVVTTVDRARDLRRRPAVIAAAAQGAGRGQEQMTSFYRDDLTGLPEMAVVARQLWRTAGLGPGEIDVGILYDHFTPFVLMQLEEFGFCGKGEAGDFVAEERLPLNTHGGQLGEAYLHGMNGIAEGVRQVRGTSVNQIAGAGRVLVTAGTGVPTSGLVLAADG; this is encoded by the coding sequence ATGAGCGTCCGCGCGCGGGACGCCCTGGCCGGTCGGGCGGCGATTGTCGGTGTCGGGGCCACCGAGTTCACCAAGGACTCGGGGCGCAGCGAGCTCCGGCTGGCCGTGGAGGCGGTGCGGGCCGCGCTGGACGACGCGGGGCTGACGCCCGGGGACGTGGACGGGATGGTCACGTTCACGATGGACACCAGCCCGGAGATCACGGTGGCCCAGGCCTGCGGGATGGGCGAGCTGTCCTTCTTCTCCCGGGTCCACTACGGCGGCGGCGCGGCCTGCGCGACCGTCCTGCAGGCGGCGCTCGCCGTGGCCACGGGGGTCGCCGAGGTGGTGGTCTGCTACCGGGCCTTCAACGAGCGGTCGGGGCGGCGTTTCGGGTCGGGAGTGCAGCATCGGGAGCCGTCGGCGGAGGGGGCGGCGCTGGGCTGGTCGCTGCCGTTCGGGCTGCTCACACCGGCCTCCTGGGTGGCGATGGCGGCCCAGCGATATCTGCACACGTACGGGCTGGCGCCGGAGGTGTTCGGACATGTGGCCGTCGTCGACCGCAAGTACGCGGCGACCAACCCGGCCGCGTACTTCCACGGCAGACCCATCACCCTCGCCGACCACGCGGCCTCGCGCTGGGTCGTCGAGCCACTGCGGCTGCTGGACTGCTGCCAGGAGACGGACGGCGGCCAGGCGCTCGTCGTCACGACCGTCGACCGGGCCCGTGACCTGCGCCGCCGGCCGGCCGTCATAGCGGCGGCGGCCCAGGGCGCCGGCCGAGGGCAGGAGCAGATGACGAGCTTCTACCGGGACGACCTCACCGGCCTGCCGGAGATGGCCGTGGTGGCGCGGCAGCTGTGGCGGACGGCGGGGCTGGGGCCGGGGGAGATCGACGTGGGGATCCTGTACGACCACTTCACTCCTTTCGTGCTGATGCAGTTGGAGGAGTTCGGGTTCTGTGGAAAGGGGGAGGCCGGGGACTTCGTGGCCGAGGAGCGGCTGCCGCTCAACACCCACGGGGGGCAGCTCGGGGAGGCGTATCTGCACGGGATGAACGGCATCGCGGAGGGGGTGAGGCAGGTGCGGGGGACGTCCGTGAACCAGATAGCCGGGGCGGGGCGGGTGCTGGTGACGGCGGGTACGGGTGTGCCGACGTCGGGGCTGGTTCTTGCTGCCGACGGGTGA
- a CDS encoding bifunctional MaoC family dehydratase N-terminal/OB-fold nucleic acid binding domain-containing protein: MSYEPVVSHEAEASDEFETRLKVYEGQRAAVARAGKDPVNAPMIRHWCEAMGDTNPAYSGPDAIAPPTMLQAWTMSGLSGHARGTHAYDELLGLLDDAGYTSVVATDCEQEYLRPLRPGDEITFDSVIESVSEKKTTKLGTGYFVTTRMNIRVGSDLAGTHRFRILKYAPTGRAGQPGQHKKPSRPRPVVNRDNAAFWEGVQRRSLLIQRCTGCGTLRHPWLPGCNACGGLDWDTVGASGEGTVYSYVVMHHPPFPAFDPPYAVGLIELAEGVRMIGNVVGVPYDKVRIGLPVRLEFREYDEGLVLPVWCAQEAQQMQEVVA, translated from the coding sequence GTGAGCTACGAGCCCGTGGTGAGCCATGAGGCGGAAGCGAGCGACGAGTTCGAGACGCGGTTGAAGGTCTACGAGGGGCAGCGCGCCGCTGTGGCGCGCGCGGGCAAGGATCCCGTCAACGCGCCCATGATCCGACACTGGTGCGAGGCCATGGGCGACACCAACCCGGCGTACTCGGGGCCGGACGCCATCGCACCGCCCACCATGCTCCAGGCGTGGACCATGAGCGGCCTCTCCGGCCATGCGAGAGGCACGCACGCGTACGACGAGCTGCTCGGCCTGCTCGACGACGCGGGCTACACCTCGGTGGTCGCCACCGACTGCGAGCAGGAGTATCTACGGCCCCTGCGGCCCGGGGACGAGATCACCTTCGACTCGGTGATCGAGTCGGTGTCGGAGAAGAAGACGACGAAGCTCGGCACGGGGTACTTCGTCACGACCCGCATGAACATCCGCGTCGGCAGCGACCTGGCGGGCACCCACCGCTTCCGCATCCTCAAATACGCGCCCACAGGCCGGGCCGGTCAGCCAGGGCAGCACAAGAAACCCTCTCGCCCCCGCCCCGTAGTCAACCGCGACAACGCCGCCTTCTGGGAGGGCGTCCAGCGGCGCAGCCTGCTCATCCAGCGTTGCACCGGCTGCGGCACTCTGCGCCACCCCTGGCTGCCCGGCTGCAACGCCTGCGGCGGCCTGGACTGGGACACGGTCGGGGCGAGTGGCGAGGGCACGGTCTATTCGTACGTCGTGATGCACCACCCACCGTTCCCCGCCTTCGACCCTCCCTACGCGGTCGGCCTGATCGAACTGGCCGAGGGTGTGCGGATGATCGGCAACGTGGTGGGGGTGCCGTACGACAAGGTGCGGATCGGGCTGCCGGTGCGACTCGAATTCCGGGAGTACGACGAGGGGTTGGTGCTGCCTGTCTGGTGCGCTCAGGAGGCTCAGCAGATGCAGGAGGTTGTCGCATGA
- a CDS encoding bifunctional DNA primase/polymerase, translating to MATTDRQATTLALAHALSAAERGLAVIPLSRTKLPALRSPHRDDPGPTPCHGECGRFGHGVYDASTDPARIRELFAAAPWATGYGIACGLPPHHLIGIDLDTKSGTDSSAALRELALRHLFTIPLTVVVLTPSGGRHLWLTGPPDVVVPNSAGRLAPGIDIRGAGGYLVGPGSRTDHGVYSTAPGTSHIAPAPCPRALLRLLLPPPRTHHPTPPSAGGHGQGLVQFVLAAHEGQRNTRLFWAACRAYEDGIGPALVDPLVEAALSTGLTEREARATIASAARMTGHRP from the coding sequence ATGGCCACCACCGACCGGCAGGCCACGACGCTGGCCCTCGCACACGCCCTGTCAGCCGCCGAACGCGGACTGGCCGTCATCCCCCTGTCCCGGACGAAGCTCCCGGCCCTGCGCTCCCCGCACCGCGACGACCCCGGCCCCACGCCCTGCCACGGCGAGTGCGGCCGCTTCGGGCACGGGGTCTACGACGCCTCCACCGACCCCGCCCGCATCCGCGAACTCTTCGCGGCCGCCCCCTGGGCCACGGGCTACGGCATCGCGTGCGGCCTGCCCCCACACCACCTGATCGGCATCGACCTCGACACCAAATCCGGTACGGACTCCTCGGCCGCCCTGCGCGAACTGGCCCTGCGACACCTGTTCACGATTCCGCTCACGGTCGTCGTCCTGACCCCGAGTGGCGGCCGCCACCTCTGGCTGACCGGCCCGCCCGACGTCGTCGTCCCCAACTCGGCGGGGCGCCTCGCGCCCGGCATCGACATCCGCGGCGCCGGCGGCTACCTCGTCGGCCCCGGCTCCCGCACCGACCACGGCGTCTACAGCACCGCCCCCGGCACCTCCCACATCGCACCCGCGCCCTGCCCGCGCGCCCTCCTGCGCCTTCTGCTCCCTCCGCCCCGCACGCACCACCCCACGCCCCCGTCGGCCGGCGGCCACGGGCAGGGACTCGTCCAGTTCGTGCTCGCCGCGCACGAGGGCCAGCGCAACACCCGCCTGTTCTGGGCCGCCTGCCGCGCCTACGAGGACGGCATCGGCCCCGCCCTGGTCGACCCGCTGGTCGAGGCGGCACTCAGCACCGGCCTGACCGAACGCGAGGCCCGCGCGACGATCGCGTCGGCTGCCCGCATGACGGGGCACCGGCCTTGA
- a CDS encoding DinB family protein, translated as MSISRRDLMRWQFDLTWALFEYHLERLRPEDFLWEPGPHCWTVRPAADGTWVPDWAETEPDPVPVPTIAWVSWHIGWWWSVATDHLRGRPPRERTDVTWPGDGKATVAWLRDLRAEWLAALDRLDDTDLDATAPFPLPNDPQYTVAHMIGWVNAELMKNAAEIGQLRLLRAR; from the coding sequence ATGAGCATTTCCCGACGTGACCTGATGCGCTGGCAGTTCGATCTCACCTGGGCGCTGTTCGAGTACCACCTCGAACGGCTCCGACCCGAGGACTTCCTGTGGGAACCGGGACCGCACTGCTGGACCGTGCGCCCGGCTGCCGACGGAACCTGGGTGCCGGACTGGGCGGAGACCGAGCCCGACCCCGTCCCCGTGCCGACCATCGCCTGGGTGAGCTGGCACATCGGCTGGTGGTGGAGCGTGGCCACCGACCATCTGCGGGGCCGCCCGCCCCGAGAGCGGACCGACGTCACCTGGCCAGGCGACGGGAAGGCGACCGTCGCCTGGCTGCGCGACCTGCGTGCGGAGTGGCTGGCCGCGCTGGACCGGCTCGACGACACGGATCTGGACGCCACGGCGCCGTTTCCCTTGCCGAACGACCCGCAGTACACCGTCGCCCACATGATCGGCTGGGTGAACGCCGAGCTGATGAAGAACGCCGCCGAGATCGGACAGTTGAGGCTGCTACGGGCCCGGTAA
- a CDS encoding amphi-Trp domain-containing protein, producing MKDLKLEQKRSLSRLEAADQLEALATALREGGDAELELDPWKLSLRIPDDLRGEIEVEVSDGEIELEIEFKWPTASGAEKPGSRQKSTAAGPGRARTGAGRTSKRTAATKS from the coding sequence ATGAAGGATCTCAAGCTTGAGCAGAAGCGCTCCCTGTCCCGCCTTGAGGCGGCCGATCAGCTCGAGGCGCTCGCGACCGCGCTGAGGGAAGGCGGCGATGCCGAACTGGAACTCGACCCTTGGAAGCTGAGCCTGCGGATCCCGGACGACCTTCGCGGCGAGATCGAGGTCGAGGTCAGTGACGGGGAGATCGAGCTGGAGATCGAGTTCAAATGGCCGACCGCCTCAGGCGCAGAGAAGCCTGGAAGCAGGCAGAAGAGCACGGCTGCCGGTCCCGGGCGAGCCCGCACCGGGGCAGGCAGAACCTCGAAGCGGACCGCCGCGACGAAGTCGTGA
- a CDS encoding S1C family serine protease translates to MSTENEGAAVPPAPSAPPVPVDAPAAPASPERTAPEGDAVPPTPLPPVPNGAPANSNGTQPYGAEAGANGSQPYAAEAASNGAQPPVAPAASNGAQPPASQGSAPDASWPPPPPPTPPYADSGVAAGGAGAGDGAGGGAGFGWGAGYQEPAPKAGRGRGGLLAAVLIAALVAGGLGGGLGYTLAKNDDTSSSTTVSAADSGGDLKRDPGTVASVTAKALPSTVTIEAESSSGEGGTGTGFVFDTEGHIVTNNHVVADAVDGGKLTATFPNGKKYDAEVVGHAQGYDVAVIKLKNAPSDLNPLTLGNSDEVAVGDSTIAIGAPFGLSNTVTTGIISAKNRPVASSDGTGSNASYMSALQTDASINPGNSGGPLLDAQGNVIGINSAIQSSANGLGGTSQSGSIGLGFAIPINQAEYVAKQLIKTGKPVYAKIGASVSLEDTTGGAKITEQGASGSDAVEAGGPAAKAGLKPGDVITKLDDRVIDSGPTLIGEIWTHKPNDKVTITYERGGQSRTVELTLGARTGDS, encoded by the coding sequence GTGAGCACCGAGAACGAGGGCGCCGCGGTACCCCCGGCCCCGTCCGCACCTCCCGTGCCGGTGGATGCTCCTGCTGCTCCGGCATCCCCGGAGCGCACGGCTCCCGAGGGCGACGCCGTCCCGCCCACTCCGCTCCCGCCGGTGCCGAACGGCGCCCCGGCGAACTCGAACGGCACGCAGCCGTACGGCGCCGAGGCGGGCGCGAACGGGTCTCAGCCGTACGCCGCCGAAGCGGCTTCGAACGGTGCCCAGCCGCCCGTCGCCCCGGCTGCCTCGAACGGTGCCCAGCCGCCCGCCTCCCAGGGCTCGGCCCCCGACGCCTCCTGGCCGCCTCCGCCGCCGCCCACGCCGCCGTACGCCGACAGCGGTGTTGCCGCCGGTGGTGCCGGCGCTGGTGATGGTGCCGGTGGCGGTGCGGGCTTCGGTTGGGGCGCCGGCTACCAGGAGCCGGCGCCCAAGGCCGGCCGTGGGCGCGGCGGACTGCTCGCCGCGGTCCTCATCGCCGCGCTGGTCGCGGGCGGCCTGGGCGGCGGCCTCGGCTACACCCTGGCCAAGAACGACGACACCAGCTCCTCGACGACCGTCTCCGCCGCCGACAGCGGTGGCGACCTCAAGCGCGACCCGGGCACGGTCGCGTCCGTGACCGCCAAGGCGCTGCCGAGCACCGTCACCATCGAGGCCGAGAGCAGCAGCGGCGAGGGCGGCACCGGCACCGGCTTCGTCTTCGACACCGAGGGCCACATCGTCACCAACAACCACGTGGTGGCCGACGCGGTCGACGGCGGCAAGCTCACGGCGACCTTCCCGAACGGCAAGAAGTACGACGCCGAGGTCGTCGGGCACGCGCAGGGCTACGACGTGGCGGTGATCAAGCTCAAGAACGCGCCGTCGGACCTCAACCCGCTGACGCTGGGCAACTCCGACGAGGTGGCGGTCGGCGACTCGACGATCGCGATCGGCGCCCCGTTCGGCCTCTCCAACACGGTCACGACGGGCATCATCAGCGCCAAGAACCGCCCGGTGGCCTCCAGCGACGGCACCGGCAGCAACGCCTCCTACATGAGCGCCCTGCAGACGGACGCCTCGATCAACCCCGGCAACTCCGGCGGCCCGCTGCTGGACGCGCAGGGCAACGTCATCGGCATCAACTCCGCGATCCAGTCCTCCGCCAACGGCCTGGGCGGCACCAGCCAGTCCGGCTCGATCGGCCTCGGCTTCGCCATCCCGATCAACCAGGCCGAGTACGTCGCCAAACAGCTGATCAAGACCGGCAAGCCGGTGTACGCCAAGATCGGCGCCTCCGTCTCCCTGGAGGACACCACCGGCGGCGCCAAGATCACCGAGCAGGGCGCCAGCGGCTCGGACGCGGTCGAGGCGGGCGGCCCCGCCGCCAAGGCCGGCCTCAAGCCGGGCGACGTCATCACCAAGCTCGACGACAGGGTGATCGACTCCGGCCCCACCCTGATCGGCGAGATCTGGACCCACAAGCCCAACGACAAGGTCACGATCACCTACGAACGCGGCGGCCAGTCCCGCACGGTCGAACTCACCCTGGGCGCCCGCACGGGCGACAGCTGA
- a CDS encoding glycerophosphodiester phosphodiesterase, whose product MTHARQQQIQVVAHRGASEDAPEHTLAAYKKAIEDGADALECDVRLTADGHLVCVHDRRVNRTSNGRGAVSALELAELAALDFGSRKNRDSWKNRTEEPDWEFRPEDPEDTSVLTLERLLELVADAGRRVEMAIETKHPTRWAGQVEERLLVLLKRFGLDAPASADESPVRVMSFSARSLHRVRAASPTLPTVYLMQFVSPRLRDGRLPAGVHIAGPSIRIVRSHPTYVERLKRAGHQVHVWTVNEPEDVDLCVELGVDAIITNRPRAVLHQLGR is encoded by the coding sequence GTGACCCACGCACGGCAGCAGCAGATCCAAGTCGTCGCCCATCGCGGAGCCTCCGAAGACGCTCCCGAGCACACCCTGGCCGCGTACAAGAAGGCGATCGAGGACGGTGCGGACGCCCTCGAGTGCGATGTACGCCTCACCGCGGACGGTCATCTCGTCTGTGTCCACGACCGCCGCGTCAACCGTACGTCCAACGGCCGCGGCGCGGTCTCGGCCCTGGAGCTCGCCGAGCTCGCCGCCCTGGACTTCGGTTCCCGCAAGAACCGCGACTCGTGGAAGAACCGCACCGAGGAGCCCGACTGGGAGTTCCGGCCGGAGGACCCCGAGGACACCTCGGTGCTCACTCTGGAGCGACTGCTGGAGCTCGTCGCCGACGCGGGGCGGCGTGTGGAGATGGCGATCGAGACCAAGCACCCGACCCGGTGGGCGGGGCAGGTCGAGGAGCGGCTGCTGGTCCTGCTGAAGCGGTTCGGGCTCGACGCACCCGCCTCGGCCGACGAGTCCCCGGTGCGTGTCATGAGCTTCTCGGCGCGCTCGCTGCATCGCGTGCGTGCCGCCTCTCCGACGCTGCCGACCGTCTATCTGATGCAGTTCGTCTCGCCCAGACTCCGGGACGGACGGCTGCCCGCGGGCGTCCACATCGCCGGCCCCTCGATCCGGATCGTGCGCAGCCACCCGACGTATGTGGAGCGCCTGAAGCGGGCCGGTCACCAGGTGCACGTCTGGACCGTGAACGAGCCCGAGGACGTCGATCTCTGCGTCGAACTGGGCGTCGACGCCATCATCACCAACCGCCCGCGCGCGGTGCTGCACCAGCTCGGCCGCTGA
- a CDS encoding ATP-binding protein yields MRHRTLIGRFPVQANGASTPWRGAKEVSGVALVVAQEVPTSSSMAVPHGPAGVGKARHRMRSQLRRGGVADSVIDDAVLILSELLSNACKHGRPLGDALSGDGDVRASWRVDASGRLTVEVTDGGGPTRPAPATPSVTAHGGRGLNIITALADDWGVRDDARGEVTVWVVVHDDVHDPDAGHRRHDFATRVAAPSVGAISGLDFADAFDDLD; encoded by the coding sequence GTGCGTCACCGGACATTGATTGGCCGGTTTCCGGTACAGGCCAATGGGGCATCCACTCCGTGGCGTGGGGCAAAGGAGGTCTCGGGGGTGGCGTTGGTGGTGGCACAGGAGGTGCCCACGTCGTCGAGCATGGCCGTACCCCATGGCCCTGCGGGCGTGGGGAAAGCGAGACACCGTATGCGCTCTCAGTTGCGCAGGGGCGGCGTGGCGGATTCGGTCATCGACGATGCCGTACTGATTCTTTCCGAACTCTTGAGCAACGCCTGCAAACACGGCCGGCCGCTCGGTGACGCACTGTCCGGGGACGGTGACGTCCGGGCCTCGTGGCGCGTGGACGCGAGCGGCAGGCTCACCGTGGAGGTGACGGACGGCGGCGGGCCCACCCGCCCTGCTCCGGCCACGCCCTCGGTCACCGCGCACGGCGGCCGCGGGCTGAACATCATCACCGCTCTCGCCGACGACTGGGGTGTACGGGACGATGCCCGGGGCGAGGTCACGGTCTGGGTCGTGGTCCACGACGACGTTCACGATCCGGATGCCGGGCACCGCCGCCACGACTTCGCTACGCGCGTCGCAGCGCCGTCGGTGGGCGCGATATCCGGCCTCGACTTCGCCGACGCCTTCGACGACCTGGACTGA